A genomic segment from Phragmites australis chromosome 6, lpPhrAust1.1, whole genome shotgun sequence encodes:
- the LOC133923263 gene encoding cycloartenol synthase-like: MPMQFAKANPLNLDFPAIKMDKCEDITEEAVLSSLKRAISCFSTLQARDGHWLGDYGGPMFLMPGLIIKLYVTGALSTVLSSEHQKEIRRYLYNHQNEDGGWGLHTEGPSTMFGSILTYVSLRLLGEGQYGEDGAMEKGRNWILEHGVATFTTSWGKFWFSILGVFDWSGNNPVPPEVWLLPYCLPFHPGSAFFVEAFLRLCTFAIHTAYISQLQSETL; this comes from the exons ATGCCCATGCAG TTCGCGAAGGCAAATCCTCTTAACCTGGACTTTCCAGCTATCAAGATGGACAAATGCGAAGATATTACAGAGGAAGCCGTATTGAGCTCTTTGAAAAGGGCAATCAGCTGCTTTTCTACCCTCCAGGCACGTGATGGACACTGGCTTGGAGATTACGGTGGCCCTATGTTCCTCATGCCAGGCTTG ATTATAAAATTGTATGTGACTGGAGCACTGAGCACTGTTTTATCATCAGAACATCAAAAGGAGATCCGCCGGTATCTCTACAATCATCAG AATGAAGACGGAGGCTGGGGGTTGCACACTGAGGGCCCAAGCACCATGTTTGGCTCAATCTTGACCTATGTTAGTTTGAGATTGCTTGGAGAGGGTCAATATGGTGAAGATGGAGCTATGGAGAAAGGTCGGAATTGGATTTTAGAGCATGGAGTAGCAACATTTACAACATCATGGGGGAAGTTTTGGTTCTCG ATCCTTGGTGTATTTGACTGGTCTGGTAATAACCCGGTGCCACCAGAAGTATGGCTGTTGCCATATTGCCTGCCATTTCACCCAGGTTCTGCTTTCTTCGTTGAGGCATTTCTGCGCCTATGCACATTTGCTATTCACACTGCATATATCTCCCAATTACAATCTGAAACACTATAA